The Arachidicoccus terrestris genome includes the window TGCAGATTACGACGCCTTACTTTAATAAGCCGGTATAAGGGCTATTTATAGAATATGCTCAGACGTACACGTGGAGCAGAAGGTGGGCTTGCTAAACTTTTTATATCTGACCAGTATCTTTATTATAGGCCTCCATGGCAGCAGCTACGCTCCCGTATTGAAGCAGTAAATGCTTGGCTTTTTCTGTTTCAAGGCCCGTTTTTTCAATGAGCATTCTGGTGCCCCGCTCGATAAGTTTTTGATTGGTGAGCTGCATATTGACCATTTTATTATCCAGAACCCTGCCCATCCGGATCATGGCAATCGTAGAGATCATGTTCAGTACCATTTTCTGCGCAGTGCCGCTTTTAAGCCGGGTGCTGCCGGTCAAAAATTCCGGTCCTACTATCACTTCTACCGGGAAGTCGGCTACCTGGCTGATCGGTGCATGTTTATTGCAGGTGATGCAACCTGTAACAATGCCGAGCGCTCTGCATTTTTCCATAGCGCCTATTACATAAGGCGTCGTGCCGCTAGTGGCAAGTCCGATCAGTATATCATTTTTACTGACCTTATGTGATTCCAGGTCTTTCCAACCCTGCTCTTCATCGTCTTCGGCATTCTCCACGGCGTCTGTCAGGGCAATATTGCCACCGGCAATAATACCTATTACATAGTTCTTGGATACACCAAAGGTTGGTGGGATTTCACTGGCATCCAGTACACCCAGCCGGCCACTGGTACCGGCACCAATATAAAACAGTCTGCCCCCTCTTGCCATGGCTTCGACAACGGCCAGGGCCAGTTTTTCAATTTGCGGCAGTGCTGCCTGAACAGCCAATGGAACTTGCTGGTCTTCCTGATTCATGCCTGCAAGCAAATCATGCAATGGCATTGTCTCCAGATGGCGATAACTGGAAGGCTGTTCTGTTGTTTTAATAAATGGTTCCATAGATCAATGATTAGACTATTTTCGACATAAAGTTATAAAGAATCTGTTCACCAACAGCCGCGCTTTTTTCCGGATGGAACTGTACACCGTAGAAGTTATTTTTGTGCAGGGCGGTGCTATAAGGGTGAATATAGTCTGTTTCGGCGATGGTATGATCTCCAACGGCTGCATAATAACTGTGTACCAGATAGGTAAAGCTGTTTTCTGCTACTTTATCGAACAGCGGGGTTTTCAGACTACTGATCTGATTCCAGCCAATCTGGGGAATTTTAAATTCTTTGGACTTAAAAGCCAATACCTGCTCGTCAAAAATACCCAGACAATCTGTATCTCCCTCATCGCTATGGCTACACATGAGCTGCATCCCAAGACATATGCCCAGAAAAGGTTGCTTAAGTGAGGGTAATAGCTTATCCAGTCTTTTCTCTTTCAGGTATGTCATGGCAGATCCTGCATGGCCTACGCCGGGAAAAATAACTTTGTCTGCGCCTTCGATCTTTTCCGCATTATCTGTCACTTCAGCGGTAAACCCAATTCTTTCCAGAGCATATAGGACCGACTGAACATTCCCCGCATTATATTTTATAATTACTGTTTGCATTTATTACAATTATTAAATACTATTTATCCACTTTTAGATTTGGCATCTGAAAGAAAGTTATTGGCGAATGGTCTGCAAAAATGACTTTGTTGCCTTTTCAATGGATAAAGCGTCCTTAGTTCCGGCTAGCGCCTTGATATACGCACTTCCTATAATGGCTCCATCCGTGTACTTCGCCGCTGCATCAAAAGATGTTTTGTCCCTGATCCCAAACCCGGCCAAAACTGGATTTTTGAGCCCATAGCCACTTAACCCGGAAAGATATTTCTCTACCAGGGAAAAATCTTTTTC containing:
- the murQ gene encoding N-acetylmuramic acid 6-phosphate etherase, with amino-acid sequence MEPFIKTTEQPSSYRHLETMPLHDLLAGMNQEDQQVPLAVQAALPQIEKLALAVVEAMARGGRLFYIGAGTSGRLGVLDASEIPPTFGVSKNYVIGIIAGGNIALTDAVENAEDDEEQGWKDLESHKVSKNDILIGLATSGTTPYVIGAMEKCRALGIVTGCITCNKHAPISQVADFPVEVIVGPEFLTGSTRLKSGTAQKMVLNMISTIAMIRMGRVLDNKMVNMQLTNQKLIERGTRMLIEKTGLETEKAKHLLLQYGSVAAAMEAYNKDTGQI
- the hisH gene encoding imidazole glycerol phosphate synthase subunit HisH, whose amino-acid sequence is MQTVIIKYNAGNVQSVLYALERIGFTAEVTDNAEKIEGADKVIFPGVGHAGSAMTYLKEKRLDKLLPSLKQPFLGICLGMQLMCSHSDEGDTDCLGIFDEQVLAFKSKEFKIPQIGWNQISSLKTPLFDKVAENSFTYLVHSYYAAVGDHTIAETDYIHPYSTALHKNNFYGVQFHPEKSAAVGEQILYNFMSKIV